In Ignavibacteria bacterium, a single window of DNA contains:
- a CDS encoding MFS transporter: MTESTAVKNQPSAFIRWLALILISLAMFGNYYIYDSISPLADLLKEQLGFSDSNIGLLNAIYSFPNIIMVLIGGFIIDRIGTRKSVFIFTVLIMIGAVVTAVKGDLVTMASGRLIFGLGAESMIVAITTIVARWFKGKELSFAFGINLTVARLGSFLALNSPTIARSFFDNWQKPLLITVAAGIFAVICIIFYYVLDVYATKKYEMPKDGSQDKIEFKEVFKFGVSFWYITALCVTFYSAMFPFQTFAIKFFQEAHGTTREVGGNLSSILTLAAMIFTPLFGLLSDKIGKRSLLMMLGSLAIIPVYLIMAYKIDLASAIGLQGGIHVNIPFFGIEDSIIPFYLIFPMAMMGFAFSLIPAVMWPSVALVVKEEKLGTAYGLMTMIQNIGLFLFNIMIGWANDFSGASADNPTGYRLGMWIFSILGFFGLFFAFMLRRNEMGPNAHGLELSAKEKAAKL, translated from the coding sequence ATGACAGAAAGCACAGCTGTTAAAAACCAACCCTCTGCATTTATTCGATGGCTTGCACTGATATTAATCAGCCTTGCCATGTTCGGAAACTACTATATTTATGACAGCATAAGTCCTCTTGCCGACCTGCTGAAAGAACAGCTCGGTTTTTCGGACTCAAATATCGGACTGCTGAATGCGATATACAGTTTCCCCAATATTATAATGGTATTAATAGGCGGATTTATAATTGACAGAATCGGTACAAGAAAATCCGTTTTTATTTTTACTGTTCTTATTATGATAGGTGCGGTTGTGACAGCGGTAAAAGGCGACCTGGTGACGATGGCATCGGGAAGGCTTATATTCGGGCTCGGTGCGGAATCCATGATAGTAGCAATTACAACTATCGTTGCACGCTGGTTTAAGGGGAAGGAGCTTTCTTTTGCTTTTGGAATAAACCTGACCGTTGCGAGACTGGGATCGTTCCTTGCGCTAAATTCTCCGACCATTGCCCGTTCATTCTTTGACAACTGGCAGAAACCACTGCTCATTACGGTTGCAGCAGGGATATTTGCGGTGATATGCATAATCTTTTATTACGTGCTTGATGTTTACGCAACGAAGAAATACGAAATGCCTAAGGACGGCTCGCAGGATAAGATTGAATTTAAAGAAGTATTTAAGTTTGGTGTCTCATTCTGGTACATAACAGCGTTATGCGTTACTTTCTATTCTGCAATGTTTCCATTCCAAACATTTGCTATAAAGTTCTTTCAGGAAGCTCACGGAACAACAAGAGAAGTAGGCGGAAATCTTTCAAGCATACTTACACTTGCTGCAATGATATTTACACCGCTGTTCGGACTGCTTTCAGATAAGATTGGGAAAAGGTCATTGCTGATGATGCTCGGATCTCTTGCAATTATTCCTGTTTACTTAATTATGGCTTATAAGATTGACCTTGCATCTGCAATCGGGCTGCAGGGTGGTATTCACGTAAATATTCCTTTCTTTGGAATTGAAGATTCGATTATCCCTTTTTATCTGATATTTCCGATGGCTATGATGGGATTTGCTTTTTCGTTAATACCCGCAGTGATGTGGCCATCCGTCGCTCTTGTTGTTAAAGAGGAAAAACTCGGGACGGCCTATGGACTTATGACCATGATACAGAATATTGGTCTGTTCCTCTTTAATATTATGATTGGCTGGGCAAATGATTTTTCAGGTGCGAGCGCTGATAATCCAACCGGATACAGACTCGGTATGTGGATTTTTTCTATTCTCGGATTTTTCGGATTATTCTTTGCGTTCATGCTCAGGAGGAATGAGATGGGACCGAATGCACACGGGCTTGAACTCAGTGCAAAAGAAAAAGCAGCTAAACTTTAG
- a CDS encoding peptide MFS transporter, with translation MDNTQRLKHPGGLYLLFFTEMWERFSFYGMQAVFYLYMIQALSFDKTFADLIYGNYTGMVYITALIGGFVSDRYFGNRKSIITGGALMALGQFVLFTSGMLYADKSMASGLLYAGLVLLCLGNGFFKPNISSMVGQLYPEDDKRIDSAFTIFYMGINLGGLLAPIICGFLGNTGNIADFKWGYFAAGIGMILSLVIFIPLKNKYVVKPDGTPVGDIPPAKLKSEKTDKSGVSKKQMVINLTVFVVLFVVFKFLLDYDTIGSFIYSTFFTAPLSIIMDRSLTKIEKQKIVAMFILIVFTMVFWISFGQIGSSLTYFADNQVDRSLFGWTLPPSVLQAFGPLFIVLFAPLMAIVWTFLSKSNKEPSIPFKLALGLLLMALSYLILAISVNVLAPGVKVSLLWLIIMYFVLTIGELSLSPIGLSMIVKLAPIRFGSVLMAVWFLSLGTSFKLSGVLSAFFPTENHKPVLLGLFPINTTVDFFYIFVGLAGISALILFALVKPMLKIMHGVR, from the coding sequence ATGGATAATACTCAGAGACTTAAACACCCGGGAGGGCTGTACCTGCTGTTCTTTACTGAGATGTGGGAACGTTTCAGCTTTTACGGTATGCAGGCAGTGTTTTATCTTTACATGATTCAGGCATTGAGTTTTGATAAGACGTTCGCTGACCTTATATACGGAAACTATACGGGTATGGTTTACATAACCGCACTAATTGGAGGATTTGTTTCTGACAGGTATTTTGGAAATCGAAAATCAATCATTACGGGCGGTGCTTTAATGGCATTAGGACAGTTCGTACTCTTTACAAGCGGTATGCTGTACGCGGATAAATCAATGGCTTCGGGTCTGCTGTATGCAGGGCTTGTTCTTTTATGTCTGGGAAACGGATTCTTCAAGCCGAATATTTCATCAATGGTAGGACAGCTTTATCCCGAAGATGATAAAAGAATTGACAGCGCCTTCACGATTTTTTATATGGGTATAAATCTTGGGGGATTGCTTGCACCGATAATCTGCGGTTTCCTTGGAAATACAGGGAATATAGCCGATTTCAAGTGGGGCTATTTTGCGGCAGGTATCGGAATGATTTTAAGTCTTGTTATTTTTATTCCATTGAAAAATAAATATGTTGTCAAACCCGATGGTACACCCGTAGGAGATATACCACCGGCAAAACTCAAATCGGAAAAAACAGATAAATCGGGCGTAAGCAAAAAACAAATGGTAATCAATCTGACTGTTTTTGTAGTCTTATTTGTTGTGTTTAAGTTTTTATTGGATTATGATACGATTGGCTCGTTTATTTATTCAACTTTCTTCACGGCACCTCTTTCAATAATAATGGACAGGAGTCTGACGAAAATAGAAAAGCAGAAAATTGTGGCAATGTTCATTCTTATTGTGTTCACAATGGTATTCTGGATTTCGTTCGGACAAATTGGCTCCTCATTAACTTACTTCGCGGATAATCAGGTTGACCGTTCATTATTCGGCTGGACTCTGCCGCCCTCTGTCCTGCAGGCTTTCGGACCGTTATTCATAGTTTTGTTTGCACCGCTCATGGCAATTGTTTGGACGTTTCTATCAAAGTCAAATAAAGAACCCAGCATTCCTTTTAAACTCGCTCTTGGATTGTTGCTTATGGCACTTTCTTATTTAATCCTTGCAATATCGGTTAATGTTCTCGCACCGGGTGTGAAAGTAAGCCTGCTCTGGCTGATAATAATGTATTTTGTATTAACGATAGGAGAACTTTCATTATCGCCGATTGGTCTTTCAATGATTGTAAAACTTGCACCGATAAGGTTCGGCTCTGTTCTTATGGCTGTGTGGTTTTTATCGCTCGGAACATCGTTCAAGCTTTCGGGAGTGCTTAGTGCTTTCTTTCCTACAGAAAATCATAAACCTGTTTTACTCGGATTATTTCCTATAAACACAACGGTTGATTTCTTTTACATATTTGTCGGGCTCGCAGGTATAAGTGCTTTGATTCTGTTTGCCCTCGTGAAACCAATGCTGAAAATAATGCATGGCGTCAGGTAG